In one Gadus morhua chromosome 15, gadMor3.0, whole genome shotgun sequence genomic region, the following are encoded:
- the si:ch211-248a14.8 gene encoding uncharacterized protein si:ch211-248a14.8 isoform X3 codes for MSRKGCWCWRWCLPMLQSLPFYPSAKATTVPVLWVPLLVIYVLADKLHRFVAGIFIPQYHYPYVVALCFAQVVLSLLVLNLLHLLRLVSLKRCSRALGGERLLVPAVCGGAQAVMALWARANSSADGGLFPLAACLLPLVTAGWSHTLRLAAPPSARATGLVGALSGVSLVVTGSQATLSGTHPLEYLYAPLSLILQGLALAWLAKVSEAQRHHPHNQQQASSLDLYYTHLVHQSWVLGLLWLLHPDGPWWALTEGSWCCLLFHGYLLALLLLGAGLQCAVYLTAQRWSPLAAALLSTGPELTGPLLSFYLY; via the exons CCCTCAGCGAAGGCCACCACAGTCCCCGTCCTATGGGTCCCACTGCTGGTCATCTATGTCCTAGCTGACAAGCTCCACCGTTTTGTGGCAGGAATTTTCATCCCGCAGTATCACTACCCGTATGTGGTGGCTCTCTGCTTTGCCCAG GTggtgctctctctcctcgtgctgaacctcctccacctcctcaggcTGGTCTCTCTGAAGAGGTGCTCCCGGGCCCTGGGCGGCGAGAGGCTGCTGGTGCCGGCCGTCTGTGGCGGCGCCCAGGCCGTGATGGCGCTGTGGGCCCGGGCCAACAGCTCCGCGGACGGCGGCCTCTTCCCCCTCGCCGCGTGCCTGTTGCCCCTGGTTACCGCAGGCTGGAGCCACACCCTAAGGCTGGCCGCCCCGCCCTCGGCCCGCGCCACCGGGCTGGTCGGTGCGCTGAGTGGCGTGTCGCTGGTGGTCACAG GGTCCCAGGCCACGTTGTCGGGAACCCATCCTCTGGAGTACCTCTACGCCCCTCTGAGCCTCATCCTGCAGGGCCTCGCCCTGGCATGGCTGGCCAAGGTCTCGGAGGCGCAGCGTCACCACCCCCACAACCAGCAGCAGGCCTCCTCCCTAGACCTGTACTACACCCATCTGGTCCACCAGAGCTGGGTGCTGGGCCTGCTGTGGCTCCTCCACCCAGATGGCCCTTGGTGGGCGCTGACAGAGGGCAGCTGGTGCTGCCTGCTCTTCCATGGGTACCTGCTGGCCCTACTcctgctgggggcggggctgcaATGCGCCGTCTACCTAACTGCTCAGCGCTGGTCGCCACTGGCTGCAGCGCTGCTCTCTACGGGGCCCGAGCTGACGGGACCGCTCCTGTCTTTCTATCTGTACTAA
- the si:ch211-248a14.8 gene encoding uncharacterized protein si:ch211-248a14.8 isoform X4, whose product MLQSLPFYPSAKATTVPVLWVPLLVIYVLADKLHRFVAGIFIPQYHYPYVVALCFAQVVLSLLVLNLLHLLRLVSLKRCSRALGGERLLVPAVCGGAQAVMALWARANSSADGGLFPLAACLLPLVTAGWSHTLRLAAPPSARATGLVGALSGVSLVVTGSQATLSGTHPLEYLYAPLSLILQGLALAWLAKVSEAQRHHPHNQQQASSLDLYYTHLVHQSWVLGLLWLLHPDGPWWALTEGSWCCLLFHGYLLALLLLGAGLQCAVYLTAQRWSPLAAALLSTGPELTGPLLSFYLY is encoded by the exons CCCTCAGCGAAGGCCACCACAGTCCCCGTCCTATGGGTCCCACTGCTGGTCATCTATGTCCTAGCTGACAAGCTCCACCGTTTTGTGGCAGGAATTTTCATCCCGCAGTATCACTACCCGTATGTGGTGGCTCTCTGCTTTGCCCAG GTggtgctctctctcctcgtgctgaacctcctccacctcctcaggcTGGTCTCTCTGAAGAGGTGCTCCCGGGCCCTGGGCGGCGAGAGGCTGCTGGTGCCGGCCGTCTGTGGCGGCGCCCAGGCCGTGATGGCGCTGTGGGCCCGGGCCAACAGCTCCGCGGACGGCGGCCTCTTCCCCCTCGCCGCGTGCCTGTTGCCCCTGGTTACCGCAGGCTGGAGCCACACCCTAAGGCTGGCCGCCCCGCCCTCGGCCCGCGCCACCGGGCTGGTCGGTGCGCTGAGTGGCGTGTCGCTGGTGGTCACAG GGTCCCAGGCCACGTTGTCGGGAACCCATCCTCTGGAGTACCTCTACGCCCCTCTGAGCCTCATCCTGCAGGGCCTCGCCCTGGCATGGCTGGCCAAGGTCTCGGAGGCGCAGCGTCACCACCCCCACAACCAGCAGCAGGCCTCCTCCCTAGACCTGTACTACACCCATCTGGTCCACCAGAGCTGGGTGCTGGGCCTGCTGTGGCTCCTCCACCCAGATGGCCCTTGGTGGGCGCTGACAGAGGGCAGCTGGTGCTGCCTGCTCTTCCATGGGTACCTGCTGGCCCTACTcctgctgggggcggggctgcaATGCGCCGTCTACCTAACTGCTCAGCGCTGGTCGCCACTGGCTGCAGCGCTGCTCTCTACGGGGCCCGAGCTGACGGGACCGCTCCTGTCTTTCTATCTGTACTAA